GCCTGCGGTCCTGGTCCGAAAGCTCCGCAGTCTCCGATTGTCCCGTCGGCTCTTGTGCCGGGTGCGCGCCGGCCGCGTCGGTGTCAGTCATGCGGGGATCATGCCGCGCCGGGCGCCCGCGGGGCAGCTGGATATCCGGGGCCGGGGCCGGCCGGGACCGCGTGGGGAAACCCACAGCCTGTGGACAACCGGTCGGCGGCGGACCGAGATAGCGTTAACATGACGAGAAATCGTCCGGTACATCGTCCGGTACCCGAAGCGGACTGGAACGGGAAGGCCGCCGTCGCGTGAGTACAGTCCACCAGCAAGACCTCAAGGACCGCCCCGCGCGGCTCACCGTCGGCGTCGTGGGCGCCGGCCGCGTGGGCCCCGCGCTGGCCGCGTCCCTCCAGCTCGCCGGGCACCGCCCGGTCGCCGTCTCGGGTGTCTCCGACGCCTCCCGCAGACGTGCCGAGACCCTGCTCCCGGGCGTGCCGCTGGTGCCGCCCGCCGAGGTCCTGGAGCGCGCCGACCTGGTGCTGCTCACCGTCCCCGACGACGTGCTGCCCGCACTGGTCGCCGGCCTCGCGGAGACCGGCGCGGTGCGCCCCGGCCAGCTGCTGGTGCACACCTCCGGCCGGTACGGCGCCAAGGTCCTCGACCCCGCGCTGCGCGCCGGCGCGCTCCCGCTCGCCCTGCACCCGGCGATGACCTTCACCGGCACCCCGGTGGACGTACAGCGCCTCGCGGGCTGCTCCTTCGGCGTCACCGCGCCCGAGGAGCTGCGGCTGGCCGCCCAGGCGCTGGTCATCGAGATGGGCGGCGAACCGGAGTGGATCAGCGAGGAGAACCGCCCGCTCTACCACGCGGCCCTCGCACTCGGCGCCAACCACCTGGTGACCCTGGTCGCCCAGTCCATGGAGCTGCTGCGCACGGCCGGCGTCGAGGCCCCCGACCGGATGCTCGGCCCGCTGCTCGGCGCCGCCCTGGACAACGCCCTGCGCTCCGGGGACGCGGCCCTGACCGGACCGGTCGCGCGCGGCGACGCGGGCACCGTCGCCGCGCACATCACCGAGCTGGGCAGGCACGCCCCGGGCACGGTCGCCGGCTACCTGGCGATGGCCCGCGCCACCGCCGACCGCGCCCTGGCGTCCGGGCTGCTCAAGCCGGAACTCGCCGAGGACCTGCTCGGCGTGCTGGCCGACGGCGGCGACGGCACCGGCAGCGGCCGCGCGGACGGCGACGGCACCGACGGCACGAACGGCACCGAGGGGAACGACCGATGACCACCGCCCTGCTCAGCACCGCCCAGGAGCTGCACGCCCGCGCCCGCGAGGGCCGCCGTGCCGTCGTGATGACCATGGGCGCCCTGCACGAGGGCCACGCGAGCCTCATCCGCGCCGCGCGCCGGATCGCGGGCCCGGACGGCGAGGTCGTCGTCACCGTCTTCGTCAACCCGCTCCAGTTCGGCGCGGGCGAGGACCTGGACCGCTACCCGCGCACCCTGGAAGCCGACCTGAAGGTCGCCGCACAGGCCGGCGCCGACGCCGTGTTCGCCCCCTCCGTGGAGGAGGTGTACCCCGGCGGCGACCCCCAGGTCCGCGTCACCGCGGGCCCCATGGGCGAACGCCTGGAGGGCGCCTCCCGTCCCGGCCACTTCGACGGCATGCTCACCGTCGTCGCCAAGCTGCTCCACCTCACCCGCCCCGACGTCGCCCTGTACGGCCAGAAGGACGCCCAGCAGCTGGCCCTGATCCGGCGCATGGTGCGGGACCTGAACTTCGGCATCGAGATCGTCGCCGTGCCGACCGCGCGCGAGGAGGACGGGCTCGCCCTCTCCAGCCGCAACCGCTTCCTGTCGCCCGACGAGCGCCGCACCGCGCTCGCGCTGTCCCGCGCCCTGTTCGCGGGTCGCGACCGGCACGCCGCGCAGGAGGCGCTGCGCGCCCGCGCCCGCGAGGTGCCCGCCACCCAGGCGCGGGCCGAGGCGCTGAGCGCGATAGGGGAGTCCCGCGCGGCGGCCGACGCGCACGCGGTGGCCACGGCCTCCCCCGGCGGCCCGGCGGCCGTCCGCGCCGCCGCCCGCCAGGTGCTGGACGACGCCGCCCACTACGACCCGCCGCTGGAACTGGACTACCTCGCCCTGGTCGACCCGTCCGACTTCACCGAGATCGGCGACGACCACACCGGCGAGGCGGTGCTCGCGGTGGCGGCCCGGGTCGGCGCCACCCGGCTGATCGACAACATCCCGCTCACCTTCGGATCCCTCGGAGCCGCTTCGTGACCAGCACAGGCATACGACTGCACGCGCCCGCCCCCGGCTGGGCCATCGAGGCGGACGTGGTCGTCGTCGGCTCCGGCGTGGCCGGTCTGACCGCGGCCCTGCGCTGCGAGGCCGCCGGGCTGACCACGGTGGTCGTCACCAAGGCCCGTCTGGACGACGGCTCCACCCGCTGGGCGCAGGGCGGCATCGCGGCCGCCCTCGGCGAGGGCGACACCCCCGAGCAGCACCTGGACGACACCCTGGTGGCGGGCGCGGGCCTGTGCGACGAGGAGGCGGTACGACTCCTGGTCACCGAGGGCCCGGACGCGGTACGGCGGCTCATCGCCACCGGCGCGCACTTCGACGAGTCCGCCGAGGGCGCCCTCGAACTCACCCGCGAGGGCGGCCACCACCGCCGCCGGATCGTGCACGCGGGCGGCGACGCGACCGGCGCGGAGATCTCCCGCGCCCTGGTCGAGGCGGTCCGCGCGCGCGGCCTGCGCACCATCGAGAACGCCCTGGTCCTGGACCTGCTCACGGACGCCGAGGGCCGCACCGCCGGGGTCACCCTGCATGTGATGGGCGAGGGCCAGCACGACGGCGTGGGCGCGGTGCACGCCCCCGCGGTGGTGCTCGCCACCGGCGGCATGGGCCAGGTGTTCTCCGCGACCACCAACCCGTCCGTGTCCACCGGCGACGGCGTGGCCCTGGCGCTGCGCGCGGGCGCCGAGGTCAGCGACCTGGAGTTCGTCCAGTTCCACCCGACCGTGCTCTTCCTCGGCCCGGACGCGGAGGGCCAGCAGCCGCTGGTCTCCGAGGCGGTGCGCGGCGAGGGCGCCCACCTGGTCGACGGCGACGGCGTGCGCTTCATGGCGGGACAGCACGAACTGGCCGAACTGGCGCCGCGGGACATCGTGGCCAAGGCCATCACGCGGCGGATGCTGGAGCAGGACGCCGAGCACATGTTCCTGGACGCCCGGCACTTCGGCGCCGAGATGTGGGAGCACCGCTTCCCGACCATCCTGGCCGCCTGCCGCGCCAACGGCATCGACCCGGTCACCGAGCCCATCCCGATCGCCCCGGCCGCCCACCACGCCTCCGGCGGCGTGCGCACCGACGCCCACGGCCGCACCACCGTGCCCGGCCTGTACGCGTGCGGCGAGTGCGCCTGCACCGGCGTGCACGGCGCCAACCGGCTCGCCTCCAACTCCCTCCTGGAGGGTCTGGTCTACGCCGAGCGGATCGCCGCGGACATCGCCGCCGAGCGCGCCGCGCACGGCCCGCGCACCCGCGTCCCCGCGCCCGTCCCGCACCCCGAGCAGCCGGCGCACCCGCTGCTCGCCCCCGAGACCCGGTTCGCCATCCAGCGGATCATGTCCGAGGGCGCGGGCGTGCTGCGCTCGGCCGCGTCCCTGTCCCGGGCCGCGGACCAGCTCCAGCGGCTGCACACCGAGGCCCGCGAGGCGCTCACCGAGCAGGGCAAGACCGCCGAGCCGGGCGTGGACACGTGGGAGGCCACCAACCTCCTGTGCGTGGCCCGCGTGCTGGTGGCCGCCGCCCGGCTGCGCGAGGAGACCCGCGGCTGCCACTGGCGCGAGGACCACGCCGAGCGCGACGACGCGAACTGGCGGCGCCACATCGTCGTACGGCTCGATCCGGACCGTTCGCTGGCGGTGCGCCCCACCGACACCGCAGACTTCCCCCCTACCCGGTAACACCAGCGCCTCAGGAGCAGTGACAGACGTGAGCACCGACGACCTTCCCCTCGTGACGACCGGCGGCTGCGGCGACGGCTGTGCCTGCGGCGCGGAGGACCACGAGGAGTACCTGGAGTGCGGGCTCGACCCCGCGCTCGCCGAACTGCTGGCGGCCGCCGGGCTCGACCCGATCGAGGTCGAGGACGTCGCCAACGTGGCCATCCAGGAGGACCTGGCCGGCGGCGTGGACGTGACCACGGTCGCCACCATCCCCGAGGAGGCCGTGGCCACCGGCGACTTCACCGCGCGCGAGGCGGGCGTCGTGGCCGGTCTGCGGGTCGCCGAGGCCGTGCTCTCCGTGGTCTGCACGGACGAGTTCGAGGTCGAGCGGCACGTCGAGGACGGCGACCGGGTCGAGGCCGGGCAGAAGCTGCTGTCGGTCACCACCCGCACCCGCGACCTGCTGACCGCCGAGCGCAGCGCGCTGAACCTGCTGTGCCGGCTGTCCGGCATCGCGACCGCGACGCGCGCCTGGGCGGACGCCCTGGAGGGCACCGGCACCAAGGTCCGCGACACCCGCAAGACCACCCCCGGGCTGCGCGCCCTGGAGAAGTTCGCGGTGCGCGCGGGCGGCGGCGTCAACCACCGCATGTCCCTCTCGGACGCGGCCCTGGTGAAGGACAACCACGTGGTCGCGGCCGGCGGCGTCGCCCAGGCATTCAAGGCCGTACGGGAGTCCTTCCCGGACGTGCCGATCGAGGTCGAGGTCGACACCCTGCACCAGCTGCGCGAGGTGGTGGACGCGGGCGCCGACCTGATCCTGCTGGACAACTTCACGCCCGGCGAGTGCGCGGAGGCCGTCGGCATCGTCGCCGGCCGGGCCCAGCTGGAGGCCTCCGGCCGGCTGACGCTCGCCAACGCGCGGTCGTACGCCGAAACCGGTGTGGACTTCCTGGCGGTCGGCGCCCTGACCCACTCCTCGCCGATCCTGGACATCGGCCTGGACCTGCGCGAGGCGGAGTAACGGCCATGCTGCTCACGATCGACGTCGGCAACACGCACACCGTCCTCGGCCTGTTCGACGGCGAGGACATCGTGGAGCACTGGCGCATCTCCACCGACGCCCGCCGCACCGCCGACGAGCTGGCGGTGCTGCTCCAGGGCCTGATGGGCATGCACCCGCTGCTCGGCGAGGAGCTGGGCGACGGCATCGACGGCATCGCGATCTGCGCCACCGTCCCGTCGGTCCTGCACGAGCTGCGCGAGGTCACCCGGCGCTACTACGGCGACGTCCCGGCCGTCCTGGTCGAACCGGGCGTCAAGACGGGCGTGCCGATCCTCACCGACAACCCCAAGGAGGTCGGCGCCGACCGCATCATCAACTCGGTCGCGGCGGTCGAGCTGTACGGCGGTCCGGCGATCGTCGTCGACTTCGGCACGGCGACCACGTTCGACGCGGTCTCCGCGCGCGGGGAGTACGTCGGCGGGGTGATCGCGCCCGGCATCGAGATCTCCGTGGAGGCCCTGGGCGTCAAGGGCGCCCAGCTCCGCAAGATCGAGGTGGCCCGGCCGCGCAGCGTGATCGGCAAGAACACGGTCGAGGCCATGCAGGCGGGCATCGTCTACGGCTTCGCCGGCCAGGTCGACGGCGTCGTCGGCCGCATGGCCCGCGAGCTGGCCGACGACCCCGACGACGTCACGGTGATCGCCACCGGCGGCCTCGCGCCGATGGTCCTCGGCGAGTCCTCGGTCATCGACGAACACCAGCCGTGGCTGACCCTGATCGGCCTGCGCCTGGTGTACGAGCGGAACGTGGCGCGCCTCTAGCCGTCGCCGCCACCGCCGGCCGGGCCGCCGAAGCGCGGCCGGCCGGCGGCACCCGCGTGGGCGGTTGTGCGGCGACCGGGTGGGAAAGCGGCCCCGGTCGGGGGAAACCCACGGCGACACATCATCCCGTTGTGTCACTTTTGTCCGATTAGCGGTAGCGTCGCCGCATGCCCACGCCATACGGATCCCGCGGCGGCATGGCGTTCGGCGCGGAGGAGCTGCGTGTGCTCCGCCGCGCCCTCGCCCTCGCCCTTCACCCCGGCCACGCGTCCGCCCAGGACGCCCAGGACTGCCTCCGGCTCGCCGAGTCGCTCGACGAGGCGATCCGCGAGGGGGCCAGACTGCGCGCCTTCCTGGTGGCCGACCTCGGCCGCTACCGGGCCGCGCTCCCGGGCACCGCGGCCGGCTATCTCGCCCTCCTGGAGGAGACGCTGGGCATCGGGTACCTGCCGGTGCCGGACGACCTCGCGGCGCTGCGGGCACTGCGGGGCAACCCGAGGGCGGCCGACCTGCTGGAGCGCTGCCGGCTGCTGGCCGAGCAGGACGTACGGGCCCGCTTCGCGCAGGGCACGGTCAGGATTCCGGCCCCGGCCGCACCGCCCGCGCGGGC
This Streptomyces misionensis DNA region includes the following protein-coding sequences:
- a CDS encoding Rossmann-like and DUF2520 domain-containing protein → MSTVHQQDLKDRPARLTVGVVGAGRVGPALAASLQLAGHRPVAVSGVSDASRRRAETLLPGVPLVPPAEVLERADLVLLTVPDDVLPALVAGLAETGAVRPGQLLVHTSGRYGAKVLDPALRAGALPLALHPAMTFTGTPVDVQRLAGCSFGVTAPEELRLAAQALVIEMGGEPEWISEENRPLYHAALALGANHLVTLVAQSMELLRTAGVEAPDRMLGPLLGAALDNALRSGDAALTGPVARGDAGTVAAHITELGRHAPGTVAGYLAMARATADRALASGLLKPELAEDLLGVLADGGDGTGSGRADGDGTDGTNGTEGNDR
- the panC gene encoding pantoate--beta-alanine ligase, which encodes MTTALLSTAQELHARAREGRRAVVMTMGALHEGHASLIRAARRIAGPDGEVVVTVFVNPLQFGAGEDLDRYPRTLEADLKVAAQAGADAVFAPSVEEVYPGGDPQVRVTAGPMGERLEGASRPGHFDGMLTVVAKLLHLTRPDVALYGQKDAQQLALIRRMVRDLNFGIEIVAVPTAREEDGLALSSRNRFLSPDERRTALALSRALFAGRDRHAAQEALRARAREVPATQARAEALSAIGESRAAADAHAVATASPGGPAAVRAAARQVLDDAAHYDPPLELDYLALVDPSDFTEIGDDHTGEAVLAVAARVGATRLIDNIPLTFGSLGAAS
- a CDS encoding L-aspartate oxidase encodes the protein MTSTGIRLHAPAPGWAIEADVVVVGSGVAGLTAALRCEAAGLTTVVVTKARLDDGSTRWAQGGIAAALGEGDTPEQHLDDTLVAGAGLCDEEAVRLLVTEGPDAVRRLIATGAHFDESAEGALELTREGGHHRRRIVHAGGDATGAEISRALVEAVRARGLRTIENALVLDLLTDAEGRTAGVTLHVMGEGQHDGVGAVHAPAVVLATGGMGQVFSATTNPSVSTGDGVALALRAGAEVSDLEFVQFHPTVLFLGPDAEGQQPLVSEAVRGEGAHLVDGDGVRFMAGQHELAELAPRDIVAKAITRRMLEQDAEHMFLDARHFGAEMWEHRFPTILAACRANGIDPVTEPIPIAPAAHHASGGVRTDAHGRTTVPGLYACGECACTGVHGANRLASNSLLEGLVYAERIAADIAAERAAHGPRTRVPAPVPHPEQPAHPLLAPETRFAIQRIMSEGAGVLRSAASLSRAADQLQRLHTEAREALTEQGKTAEPGVDTWEATNLLCVARVLVAAARLREETRGCHWREDHAERDDANWRRHIVVRLDPDRSLAVRPTDTADFPPTR
- the nadC gene encoding carboxylating nicotinate-nucleotide diphosphorylase, with translation MSTDDLPLVTTGGCGDGCACGAEDHEEYLECGLDPALAELLAAAGLDPIEVEDVANVAIQEDLAGGVDVTTVATIPEEAVATGDFTAREAGVVAGLRVAEAVLSVVCTDEFEVERHVEDGDRVEAGQKLLSVTTRTRDLLTAERSALNLLCRLSGIATATRAWADALEGTGTKVRDTRKTTPGLRALEKFAVRAGGGVNHRMSLSDAALVKDNHVVAAGGVAQAFKAVRESFPDVPIEVEVDTLHQLREVVDAGADLILLDNFTPGECAEAVGIVAGRAQLEASGRLTLANARSYAETGVDFLAVGALTHSSPILDIGLDLREAE
- a CDS encoding type III pantothenate kinase gives rise to the protein MLLTIDVGNTHTVLGLFDGEDIVEHWRISTDARRTADELAVLLQGLMGMHPLLGEELGDGIDGIAICATVPSVLHELREVTRRYYGDVPAVLVEPGVKTGVPILTDNPKEVGADRIINSVAAVELYGGPAIVVDFGTATTFDAVSARGEYVGGVIAPGIEISVEALGVKGAQLRKIEVARPRSVIGKNTVEAMQAGIVYGFAGQVDGVVGRMARELADDPDDVTVIATGGLAPMVLGESSVIDEHQPWLTLIGLRLVYERNVARL